In Stenotrophomonas sp. 610A2, one DNA window encodes the following:
- a CDS encoding TldD/PmbA family protein, protein MQRRDFLALTGLTAGGLMVPSLFGKAIAAEQLLTVLDPALKKRLADDALNAARAAGATYCDVRIGRYLRQFVITREDKVQNVVNTESTGTGIRVIVNGAWGFAATNDLSPAGVVKAAQQAAAIAKANAKVQTAPVQFAKAPGYGEVSWRTPIKKNAMEVPIKDKADLLLGVNAAAIGAGASFVNSMLFLVNEQKYFASTDGSYIDQDVHRIWAPMTVTAIDKASGKFRTRAGLSSPMGLGYEYLDGDASGKTVLPNGVTVYGQSYDMREDAIAAAKQTQEKLKAPSVKPGKYDLVLDPSHTWLTIHEAVGHPLELDRVLGYEANYAGTSFATLDKREQRFQYGSDKVNIFADKVQPGSLGAVAYDDEGVKTKRWPLISDGKLVDYQTIRDQAHILGKTESDGCCYADSWSSVQFQRMANVSLAPGKTPLSVADMIKNVENGIYIIGDGSFSIDQQRYNAQFGGQLFYEIKNGQITRMLEDVAYQIRTPEFWNACSAIADERDYRLGGSFFDGKGQPGQVSAVSHGSSTARFDGINVINTARSLG, encoded by the coding sequence TTGCAGAGACGTGACTTCCTAGCCCTGACCGGGCTTACCGCTGGCGGCCTGATGGTGCCGTCCCTGTTTGGCAAGGCCATCGCCGCCGAACAACTGCTGACAGTGCTCGATCCGGCCCTGAAGAAGCGCCTGGCCGACGACGCGCTCAATGCCGCACGCGCCGCCGGCGCCACTTACTGCGATGTGCGCATTGGCCGCTACCTGCGCCAGTTCGTGATCACCCGCGAGGACAAGGTCCAGAACGTGGTGAATACCGAGTCCACCGGTACCGGCATCCGCGTCATCGTCAATGGTGCCTGGGGCTTTGCCGCCACCAATGACCTCAGCCCGGCCGGTGTGGTCAAGGCCGCGCAGCAGGCCGCCGCCATTGCCAAGGCCAATGCCAAGGTGCAGACCGCGCCGGTGCAGTTCGCCAAGGCACCGGGTTACGGCGAGGTCAGCTGGCGCACGCCGATCAAGAAGAACGCGATGGAAGTGCCGATCAAGGACAAGGCCGATCTGCTGCTGGGCGTGAATGCCGCCGCCATCGGCGCCGGCGCCAGCTTCGTCAATTCGATGCTGTTCCTGGTCAACGAACAGAAGTACTTCGCTTCCACCGACGGCTCCTACATCGACCAGGACGTGCACCGCATCTGGGCACCGATGACGGTCACCGCCATCGACAAGGCCAGCGGCAAGTTCCGCACCCGCGCCGGTCTGTCCTCGCCGATGGGCCTGGGCTACGAATACCTGGATGGCGACGCCTCCGGCAAGACCGTGCTGCCCAATGGCGTCACCGTCTACGGCCAGTCCTATGACATGCGCGAAGACGCCATCGCCGCCGCCAAGCAGACCCAGGAAAAGCTCAAGGCACCGTCGGTCAAGCCGGGCAAGTACGATCTGGTCCTGGACCCGTCGCACACCTGGCTGACCATCCACGAAGCCGTCGGCCATCCGCTGGAACTGGACCGCGTGCTCGGCTACGAAGCCAACTACGCCGGCACCAGCTTCGCCACCCTGGACAAGCGCGAGCAGCGCTTCCAGTACGGCAGCGACAAGGTCAACATCTTCGCCGACAAGGTGCAGCCGGGCTCACTGGGCGCCGTTGCCTACGACGATGAAGGCGTGAAGACCAAGCGCTGGCCGCTGATCAGCGACGGCAAGCTGGTCGACTACCAGACCATCCGTGACCAGGCGCATATCCTCGGCAAGACCGAGTCCGATGGCTGCTGCTACGCCGACTCCTGGTCCAGCGTGCAGTTCCAGCGCATGGCCAATGTGTCGCTGGCGCCGGGCAAGACCCCGCTGTCGGTGGCTGACATGATCAAGAACGTCGAGAACGGCATCTACATCATCGGTGACGGTTCGTTCTCCATCGACCAGCAGCGTTACAACGCGCAGTTCGGCGGCCAGCTGTTCTATGAAATCAAGAACGGCCAGATCACCCGCATGCTCGAGGACGTGGCCTACCAGATCCGCACCCCGGAATTCTGGAACGCCTGCAGCGCCATCGCCGACGAACGCGACTACCGCCTGGGCGGTTCGTTCTTCGACGGCAAGGGCCAGCCAGGCCAGGTCTCGGCCGTGTCGCACGGCTCGTCCACCGCCCGTTTCGACGGCATCAACGTCATCAATACCGCGCGCAGCCTCGGCTGA
- a CDS encoding TldD/PmbA family protein, whose amino-acid sequence MSIFTEQEAKAILDKVIALSKADECTATLAGSVDGNIRFALNNVSTSGIVSNAELAVQVAFGKRVGTASINEFDDASLERVVRRAEDLAKLAPENPEFMPAIGKQQYRSTPTFSESTAAITPDFRAQVAADSIAPCRGHGLIAAGFLEDGNGFVAIANSNGNFGYQKTTNFNYTCTVRTEDGRGSGWVGRNLANAADFKADQDIEIAKRKATESAEAKALEPGKYTVILEPAAAAGLISFMMNFFSARSADEGRSFLSKKGGGNKLGEQVYDSKVNLFADPWHPDAAVLPWDGEGMPRERIAIIEDGKVANLDYSRYWAQKQGKTAKASAGNLLMSGGTKSIAELVRGTEKGILVTRTWYIRMVDPQTVLLTGLTRDGTFYIENGQIKHPVKNFRFNESPVIMLNNIDELGKPVRVAGDESSFVMMIPPMKLRDFTFTSLSDAV is encoded by the coding sequence ATGAGCATCTTCACCGAACAGGAAGCCAAGGCCATCCTGGACAAGGTCATCGCGCTGTCCAAGGCCGATGAATGCACCGCCACGCTGGCCGGCTCGGTCGACGGCAACATCCGTTTCGCGCTGAACAACGTCTCCACCAGCGGCATCGTCAGCAACGCCGAACTGGCCGTGCAGGTCGCCTTCGGCAAGCGTGTTGGCACCGCCTCGATCAACGAGTTCGACGACGCTTCACTGGAGCGCGTGGTACGCCGTGCCGAAGACCTGGCCAAGCTGGCGCCGGAGAATCCGGAATTCATGCCGGCCATCGGCAAACAGCAGTACCGCTCGACCCCGACCTTCAGCGAATCAACCGCGGCAATCACCCCGGACTTCCGCGCACAGGTGGCAGCAGACTCCATCGCGCCCTGCCGTGGCCACGGCCTGATCGCTGCCGGCTTCCTGGAGGACGGCAACGGATTCGTTGCCATCGCCAACAGCAACGGCAACTTCGGTTACCAGAAGACCACCAACTTCAACTACACCTGCACCGTGCGTACCGAAGACGGTCGCGGCTCGGGCTGGGTGGGCCGCAACCTCGCCAACGCCGCCGACTTCAAGGCCGACCAGGACATCGAGATCGCCAAGCGCAAGGCCACCGAATCGGCCGAAGCCAAGGCACTGGAGCCGGGCAAGTACACGGTGATCCTGGAGCCGGCGGCCGCCGCTGGCCTGATCAGCTTCATGATGAATTTCTTCAGTGCACGCTCGGCCGATGAAGGCCGCAGCTTCCTGTCCAAGAAGGGCGGCGGCAACAAGTTGGGCGAGCAGGTCTACGACAGCAAGGTCAACCTGTTCGCCGATCCGTGGCATCCGGATGCAGCGGTGCTGCCATGGGACGGCGAAGGCATGCCGCGCGAGCGCATCGCCATCATCGAGGACGGCAAGGTCGCCAACCTGGATTACTCGCGCTACTGGGCACAGAAGCAGGGCAAGACCGCCAAGGCCAGCGCCGGCAACCTGCTGATGAGCGGCGGCACCAAGTCGATCGCCGAGCTGGTGCGTGGCACCGAAAAGGGCATCCTGGTCACCCGCACCTGGTACATCCGCATGGTCGACCCGCAGACCGTGCTGCTGACCGGCCTGACCCGTGACGGCACCTTCTACATCGAGAACGGCCAGATCAAGCATCCGGTGAAGAACTTCCGCTTCAACGAATCGCCGGTGATCATGCTCAACAACATCGACGAGCTGGGCAAGCCGGTGCGCGTGGCCGGTGACGAGTCCAGCTTCGTGATGATGATCCCGCCGATGAAGCTGCGTGACTTTACGTTCACGTCGCTGTCGGATGCGGTGTAA
- a CDS encoding DUF4159 domain-containing protein translates to MTRAQFLHLLLGGAVSAALPGIARAQASRYDFWFTRLRYDSGDWDVDARMPSNLITSLVDYTTLRVDPKEHVIALSDPKMLAAPFCYLAGHKLVEFNPEERRNFERYVRNGGFVFVDDCNHDIDGLFATSFEAQMRSIFGANAMKKLPNTHAIYNSFFKFPEGPPATGFELNGWGDDLVHDYLKGIEIDGRLGVLYSNKDYGCEWDYDWRNKRFLAEDNTKFGVNIVMYALTH, encoded by the coding sequence CTGACGCGAGCGCAATTCCTTCACCTGCTGCTGGGCGGCGCGGTGAGCGCCGCCTTGCCGGGTATCGCGCGGGCGCAGGCCAGCCGCTACGACTTCTGGTTCACCCGCCTGCGCTACGACTCCGGCGACTGGGACGTGGACGCGCGCATGCCGTCCAACCTGATCACCTCGCTGGTCGATTACACAACGCTGCGCGTGGACCCCAAGGAACACGTTATCGCGCTGTCCGACCCGAAGATGCTGGCCGCACCGTTCTGCTACCTGGCCGGCCACAAGCTGGTCGAGTTCAATCCGGAAGAACGCCGCAACTTCGAACGCTATGTGCGCAACGGTGGCTTTGTCTTCGTCGATGACTGCAACCACGACATCGACGGCCTGTTCGCCACCTCCTTCGAAGCACAGATGCGCAGCATCTTCGGCGCAAACGCAATGAAGAAACTGCCCAACACCCATGCGATCTACAACAGCTTCTTCAAGTTCCCCGAGGGCCCACCGGCCACCGGCTTCGAACTCAACGGCTGGGGTGATGACCTGGTCCACGACTACCTCAAGGGCATCGAGATCGATGGCCGGCTGGGCGTGCTCTACAGCAACAAGGACTACGGCTGCGAATGGGACTACGACTGGCGCAACAAACGCTTCCTGGCCGAAGACAACACCAAATTCGGCGTGAACATCGTGATGTACGCACTGACGCACTGA
- a CDS encoding AAA family ATPase, whose protein sequence is MTAPDLDSLLPRLNELRSALAQAVVGQHEVVEQLLIGLLAGGHCLLEGAPGLGKTLLVRSLGQALELQFRRVQFTPDLMPSDILGTELLEEDHGTGKRAFRFQQGPIFTNLLLADELNRTPPKTQAALLEAMQERTVSYAGTTYALPSPFFVLATQNPIEQAGTYPLPEAQLDRFLLHVRVDYPSETEERDILAQTTGSHSGAVPKVMDADAVKALQLAVRDVHISPDLLSWITRLVRASRPGDGAPTEVNNWIKWGAGPRAGQSLVLAAKARALLQGRFAATREDVQALAAPVMRHRLLLSFAAEAEHKSADDVIAALLRAVPFPA, encoded by the coding sequence ATGACCGCCCCCGATCTTGACTCCTTGCTGCCGCGCTTGAACGAGCTGCGCAGCGCGCTCGCACAGGCCGTGGTCGGCCAGCACGAGGTTGTCGAACAACTGCTGATCGGCCTGCTGGCCGGTGGCCACTGCCTGCTCGAAGGAGCACCCGGCCTGGGCAAAACACTGCTTGTCCGCTCCCTCGGCCAAGCGCTCGAGCTGCAGTTCCGGCGTGTGCAGTTCACCCCGGACCTGATGCCCAGCGACATCCTCGGCACCGAACTGCTGGAAGAAGACCATGGCACCGGCAAGCGCGCGTTCCGCTTCCAGCAGGGCCCGATCTTCACCAACCTGCTGCTGGCCGACGAACTCAATCGCACCCCGCCCAAGACCCAGGCCGCGCTGCTGGAAGCGATGCAGGAACGCACTGTCAGCTACGCCGGTACGACCTACGCCCTGCCCTCGCCGTTCTTCGTGCTGGCCACGCAGAACCCGATCGAGCAGGCCGGCACCTATCCGCTGCCGGAAGCGCAGCTGGACCGCTTCTTGCTGCACGTCCGCGTCGATTACCCGAGCGAAACCGAAGAACGCGACATCCTCGCCCAGACCACCGGCAGCCACAGCGGCGCCGTGCCCAAGGTGATGGACGCAGATGCGGTGAAGGCCCTGCAGCTGGCAGTGCGCGATGTGCACATCAGCCCCGATCTGCTCAGCTGGATCACCCGCCTGGTCCGCGCCAGTCGCCCCGGTGATGGCGCACCGACAGAAGTGAACAACTGGATCAAATGGGGTGCCGGCCCGCGCGCCGGCCAGTCACTGGTACTGGCGGCGAAGGCACGCGCCCTGCTGCAAGGTCGCTTCGCCGCCACCCGCGAGGATGTGCAGGCATTGGCCGCGCCAGTGATGCGTCATCGCCTGCTGCTGTCGTTCGCTGCCGAGGCCGAGCACAAGAGTGCCGATGATGTGATTGCCGCGCTGCTGCGCGCGGTGCCGTTCCCCGCCTGA
- a CDS encoding DUF58 domain-containing protein, giving the protein MAAAAPPLIPADVRSRLRSLRLWPQRASGSRGIGAHASRSRGAGLEFAQYRAYEPGDELRQIDWKLYARSDRFFVRESERESPITVWLLLDASASMAQADQARPDWQRLDAAKALVACLVELAMQQGDAFGLIALGGDAVQLLPAGNGLRQRDRLHLQLHGLKAAGQWPPQQKLSPLWERIASNDLVVMIGDGFDAAGVELAERLAKAGRDVTHLQLLTVEERDFPFRDGHRFRDPETGDELLSDGATVRAEYLARFKEAQHMLDARLQAAGIRHDTAYLDEAIDAPLQRLFGRRAGSGA; this is encoded by the coding sequence ATGGCCGCCGCCGCGCCACCGCTGATCCCCGCCGATGTGCGCAGTCGCCTGCGCAGCCTGCGGCTGTGGCCGCAGCGGGCCAGCGGCAGCCGTGGCATCGGCGCGCATGCCAGCCGCAGCCGTGGTGCCGGTTTGGAATTCGCGCAATACCGCGCCTACGAGCCGGGCGATGAGCTGCGGCAGATCGACTGGAAGCTTTATGCGCGCTCGGACCGCTTCTTCGTGCGCGAGTCCGAGCGCGAAAGTCCGATCACCGTCTGGCTGCTGCTCGATGCCAGCGCCTCAATGGCACAGGCCGATCAGGCACGGCCCGACTGGCAGCGCCTGGACGCGGCCAAGGCATTGGTCGCCTGCCTTGTCGAGCTGGCGATGCAGCAGGGTGATGCCTTCGGCCTGATCGCACTTGGTGGTGATGCCGTGCAGTTGCTGCCGGCCGGCAACGGCCTGCGCCAGCGTGATCGGCTGCACCTGCAGCTGCATGGGTTGAAGGCTGCAGGACAATGGCCACCACAGCAGAAGCTGTCGCCCTTATGGGAGCGCATCGCCAGCAATGATCTGGTGGTGATGATCGGCGATGGCTTTGATGCCGCAGGTGTTGAACTGGCCGAGCGCCTGGCCAAGGCCGGCCGCGACGTCACCCATCTGCAGCTTCTGACGGTGGAAGAGCGTGATTTTCCGTTCCGCGATGGCCATCGTTTTCGTGATCCGGAAACCGGCGATGAGCTGCTGAGCGATGGCGCAACGGTGCGCGCCGAATACCTCGCCCGTTTCAAGGAAGCACAGCACATGCTGGACGCACGGCTGCAGGCCGCCGGCATCCGCCATGACACCGCCTATCTCGATGAAGCCATCGACGCGCCGTTGCAGCGCCTGTTCGGGCGCCGTGCCGGGAGCGGTGCATGA
- a CDS encoding BatA domain-containing protein produces the protein MSLLWLFPAGFLALAALLLPLLIHLARRSEQRIIDFAALRWLSARPRPRRRIRFDEWPLLVLRLLLLALLAVLLARPALTGVPDTQPRVAVLPGVDLAAAQRAVGNADAQWLWLASGFPKIDKTAAPQGPQPVSSLLRELDASLPADATLTVVVPSIVDGLDPQRPQLSRVVRWQVLEQSAAANKPAVIAAPELQIRHDEVGKQGLRYLNAVASAWRGPKPETADDTVAFGNDDKLRVWLSAKPLPADTGTWLQRGGRLLVDARTPVPTDAQRTPLWRDANGVLVIEQIGTAQGQWLRFATPLQPASLPTLLDANFPNDLRGVLQAAPTPRRALAATMQPETGAAPYPQPATELNHWLLLAIALLFLLERWLASAPRRRGQA, from the coding sequence ATGAGCCTGCTGTGGTTGTTCCCAGCTGGCTTCCTTGCATTGGCAGCACTGTTGCTGCCGCTGCTGATCCACCTCGCCCGCCGCAGCGAGCAACGCATCATCGATTTCGCCGCGCTGCGCTGGCTATCAGCCAGGCCGCGTCCGCGCCGCCGCATCCGCTTCGACGAATGGCCGCTTCTGGTACTGCGCTTGCTGCTGCTGGCCTTGCTCGCCGTCCTGTTGGCACGGCCAGCACTGACGGGGGTGCCTGATACCCAGCCGCGCGTCGCGGTGTTACCCGGTGTTGATCTTGCCGCCGCCCAACGCGCCGTGGGTAATGCCGATGCACAGTGGCTATGGTTGGCGTCGGGCTTCCCGAAAATCGACAAGACCGCAGCGCCGCAAGGTCCACAGCCAGTATCCAGCCTGTTGCGTGAGCTGGACGCATCGCTACCTGCCGATGCCACGCTCACCGTGGTTGTCCCGTCGATAGTCGATGGGCTGGACCCACAACGGCCACAGCTCTCGCGTGTGGTGCGCTGGCAGGTACTTGAGCAGAGCGCAGCTGCCAACAAACCAGCCGTCATTGCCGCGCCGGAACTGCAGATCCGCCACGACGAAGTTGGCAAGCAAGGCTTGCGCTATCTCAATGCGGTCGCCAGCGCGTGGCGTGGACCAAAGCCAGAGACGGCAGACGACACCGTCGCATTCGGAAATGACGACAAGCTGCGCGTCTGGCTGTCGGCCAAGCCACTACCCGCCGATACCGGCACATGGCTGCAGCGCGGCGGCCGCCTGCTGGTGGATGCACGCACACCGGTGCCCACCGACGCACAGCGCACACCACTATGGCGTGATGCCAACGGTGTGCTGGTAATCGAACAGATTGGCACGGCGCAAGGCCAGTGGCTGCGTTTCGCAACACCATTGCAGCCGGCAAGCTTGCCGACGCTGCTTGACGCGAATTTCCCGAACGACCTGCGCGGTGTGCTGCAGGCTGCGCCGACGCCACGGCGCGCGCTCGCAGCAACGATGCAACCGGAGACCGGCGCTGCCCCGTACCCTCAGCCCGCAACCGAGCTGAACCATTGGCTGCTGTTGGCGATTGCCCTGCTGTTCCTGCTTGAGCGCTGGCTGGCCAGCGCACCGCGTCGCCGGGGCCAGGCATGA
- a CDS encoding carboxypeptidase regulatory-like domain-containing protein translates to MMAWLPLALIALAVVLGSLRFALSPRPSAPRLAAFLLLQLAAGMLLYFTLQPPSRPGHAGTLVVATAGAGAADLAAVPAAAYVRLPEATTLLSAAAAPDLATALRQHPGTRELVIVGQGLPARDRDIALPPLRFLPGPAPRGLVELQAPPLLAPGAAFTVHSRVQGLSDARVELLDPAAHRVDISAVDAAGRTNLRASAREPGDVVFTLRVLDAGGKILDQLPVPVRVRASTAPSIRVLAGAPGPELKYLQRWGSDIGAKLQTSMLIGGGLQMGDAPASLDAASLARMDLLLLDERRLAGLSSTQRAAITEAVRGGLGVLVRTSGALDANARRALHEWGLETRGGDQTRPVTLRTVSDAEQSKAPLAVERFNLEFDGTDVVPLLRGVDGTAIGGWRALGLGRVGVLPITDSYALVLAGHADVHAELWNAALASVARSLPGSPTLQLPAWAWSGERVGLCGLTTPAQMVAEDGSRTELLPDPSAGNCVAAWPQVAGWHRVEAGEQQQSMLLLDPEKAVALHAQQMRDATFALSGSAVRTTPLPIPGPRWPWLLGFVLIASLLWWLERRRTGGAAPQD, encoded by the coding sequence ATGATGGCTTGGCTCCCGCTTGCGTTGATTGCATTGGCCGTGGTGTTGGGCAGTCTGCGCTTCGCGCTATCGCCACGACCTTCCGCACCGCGTCTTGCCGCGTTTTTGTTGCTGCAGCTTGCAGCCGGGATGTTGCTCTATTTCACATTGCAGCCACCATCGCGTCCCGGACACGCTGGAACGCTGGTTGTAGCCACGGCAGGGGCTGGTGCCGCTGACCTGGCTGCCGTGCCCGCGGCGGCCTATGTGCGCCTGCCCGAAGCGACGACCTTGCTGTCAGCAGCAGCGGCGCCGGATCTTGCAACCGCATTGCGCCAGCATCCCGGCACGCGCGAGCTGGTGATCGTCGGCCAAGGCCTGCCTGCACGTGATCGTGATATCGCGCTGCCGCCGCTGCGTTTCCTGCCCGGCCCTGCACCACGGGGGCTGGTGGAGTTGCAGGCGCCGCCGTTGCTCGCGCCGGGTGCGGCCTTTACCGTGCACAGCCGCGTGCAGGGCCTGTCTGATGCCCGCGTCGAACTGCTGGACCCTGCCGCTCATCGTGTCGATATCAGTGCTGTTGACGCAGCAGGCCGTACGAACCTGCGTGCCAGCGCCCGCGAGCCCGGCGACGTGGTCTTTACGCTGCGCGTGTTGGATGCCGGCGGCAAGATACTGGACCAACTTCCGGTACCCGTGCGTGTACGCGCAAGCACTGCGCCAAGCATCCGCGTGCTCGCCGGTGCACCTGGTCCTGAACTGAAGTACCTGCAGCGTTGGGGCAGCGATATCGGCGCAAAGCTGCAGACCAGCATGTTGATCGGTGGCGGCTTGCAGATGGGCGATGCGCCGGCCTCTCTCGATGCTGCCAGTCTCGCCCGCATGGACCTGCTGCTGCTCGATGAGCGCCGTCTTGCAGGCCTGTCATCCACGCAACGGGCAGCAATCACCGAAGCCGTACGCGGCGGATTGGGCGTACTGGTCCGCACCAGCGGCGCCCTGGATGCAAATGCGCGCCGCGCTTTGCACGAATGGGGACTGGAAACCCGCGGTGGTGACCAGACCCGGCCGGTCACTCTGCGCACTGTGAGCGACGCGGAGCAGAGCAAGGCCCCCCTCGCAGTCGAGCGCTTCAATCTGGAGTTCGACGGCACTGACGTTGTGCCTTTGTTGCGTGGCGTAGATGGCACTGCGATAGGCGGCTGGCGTGCGCTCGGGCTGGGTCGGGTTGGCGTGCTGCCGATCACCGACAGCTATGCGCTGGTGCTGGCTGGCCATGCTGACGTCCACGCCGAGCTATGGAACGCCGCCTTGGCGAGCGTGGCCCGGTCACTTCCTGGCTCACCAACCCTGCAATTGCCTGCGTGGGCCTGGAGTGGCGAACGCGTCGGCCTTTGCGGACTGACCACTCCCGCGCAGATGGTCGCCGAGGATGGCAGTCGTACCGAACTACTGCCCGATCCTTCCGCTGGCAACTGTGTTGCAGCTTGGCCACAGGTGGCCGGATGGCACCGCGTTGAAGCAGGCGAACAGCAACAGAGCATGCTGCTGCTGGATCCGGAGAAAGCAGTCGCATTGCATGCACAACAGATGCGCGATGCGACGTTTGCATTGAGCGGCAGTGCAGTGCGTACAACCCCACTGCCGATCCCGGGGCCGCGTTGGCCCTGGTTGCTGGGGTTCGTGCTGATCGCCTCCTTGCTTTGGTGGCTGGAGCGCAGGCGAACGGGTGGAGCGGCACCGCAAGACTGA